CAATCGCCATGCTGGCCATTCTGATCAAACAGGAACTGCTGCTTGTGATCGTGGGCGGTGTTTTTGTGGTGGAGGCTGCCAGCGTGGTTATTCAAAGCGGCTGGTTTAAATTTACAAAGAAAAAATACGGCGAAGGCCGCCGGGTTTTCAAATGCGCGCCGCTGCACCACCATTTTGAGTTTGTTGAAAAAGAGCGGGCTATGGATCAGAATCGCGCGCCGGAACTGGTGGAAACCATTATTGTAACCCGCTTCTGGATTCTCTCCATCATCTTTGCCCTCATCGGCGTGGCTACTTTGAAGATTCGATAATGACCGAATATCGTTCAGCATTGATTTTGGGATTCGGGCGGTCGGGCCGGGCGGCGGAGGCGTTGCTGCAGTCGGAGGGCTGCGCCACAGTGGTGGCATCAGATGACCGGATGGATGACGCAGCATTTTTCCAATGTCTGGAAACGGTGGATTTTGATGTATGCATTGTCAGTCCCGGTTTTGCGTTGGACCATCCTTGGATGATTGCCGTGCAAGGGGCGGAAATTCCGCTTTTATCTGAGCTGGAGCTGGGCTGGTCGCGGCATAAGGGAAAAACGATCGCGCTGACGGGATCCAACGGAAAGAGCACCGCCGTGAAATGGATCTGTGAGAGTCTGGTTGCATCCGGGTTGAAGGCGGAAATCGGCGGGAATTACGGCATTCCGGCAAGTGAGGTGGTGCTGGAATATCCGGATCTGGATTGGCTGGTATTGGAAGTCAGTTCATTCCAGCTGGAAACCGTACGGGAATTTTATGCCGATATTGCCGTCGTATTGAATGTGCTGCCGAATCATCTCAACCGCCACGGCACAATGACCTGTTATCTGGAAACCAAGGCCCGTATTTTCGGAATATCGGAGGCGAGTCGAATCTGCGTGATACCGCATGAGTTGCTGAGCGATTTCCGCGGTGCGGTTTCCGGCGAGCGAAATTGGGTGACGTTCGGAGCGGGCGGCGTTTATCAGTTTTGCAGCGGGCAGGTTTTCCATGGATTGAAAAATGTGCTGAATCTCACGGGAACTCTTTTTGATTCGCCGGTCATCGGTAGCTGCACGGGGGCCGCCGCTGCGGCCGCCTTTGAAGCTGGGGGGCTGGAAATGCAGACTTTGGAACGAAGTGCGAAGAGCTTTAAACCCTTGCGCCATCGGCTTCAACGACTGGGTGAAGTGCGCGGGGTGTTTTATGTAAATGACTCCAAGGCGACCAACCTTGCGGCCATGACGGCGGCGCTGGGGGCGATCGGCCGCGATATCCATTTGATAGCGGGAGGTTTGCCGAAGGAAAGCGACTACA
This is a stretch of genomic DNA from Pontiella agarivorans. It encodes these proteins:
- the murD gene encoding UDP-N-acetylmuramoyl-L-alanine--D-glutamate ligase, encoding MTEYRSALILGFGRSGRAAEALLQSEGCATVVASDDRMDDAAFFQCLETVDFDVCIVSPGFALDHPWMIAVQGAEIPLLSELELGWSRHKGKTIALTGSNGKSTAVKWICESLVASGLKAEIGGNYGIPASEVVLEYPDLDWLVLEVSSFQLETVREFYADIAVVLNVLPNHLNRHGTMTCYLETKARIFGISEASRICVIPHELLSDFRGAVSGERNWVTFGAGGVYQFCSGQVFHGLKNVLNLTGTLFDSPVIGSCTGAAAAAAFEAGGLEMQTLERSAKSFKPLRHRLQRLGEVRGVFYVNDSKATNLAAMTAALGAIGRDIHLIAGGLPKESDYTFVKEILAERVRTIYVIGQASRAMFEAWSTVCPCVECGTLEEAFGQAAQAAEAGETVLLSPACASFDQFDSFEERGECFERLFNGVKHAG